From Apium graveolens cultivar Ventura chromosome 9, ASM990537v1, whole genome shotgun sequence, the proteins below share one genomic window:
- the LOC141684094 gene encoding subtilisin-like protease SBT2.3 — translation MEGFYGVQIIVVILLGLSMGWTYCQDDDYANVSAVYIVTLKQAPVVHYNEELVVKNKHPTPSSSRNKNRLDKPLPRNISGTDRYHGHNIARFHDAILRKVLKGEKYLKLYSYHYLINGFAVLVTPTQVAKLSKRKEVANVVLDFSVRTATTHTPQFLGLPQGAWPQEGGFDTAGEGIVIGFIDTGIDPTHPSFSDNVAENTYPVPERFSGICEVTRDFPSGSCNRKLIGARHFAASAITRGIFNATQDYASPFDGDGHGTHTASTAAGNHGIPVVVAGHHFGNASGMAPRSHIAVYKALYKSFGGFAADVVAAIDQAAQDGVDIISLSITPNRRPPGIATFFNPLDMALLSAVKAGVFVVQAAGNTGPSPKSISSFSPWIYTVGAAAHDRVYSNSIMLGNNITIAGVGLAPGTDNNTMYAMVSAVHVLNDTTSADDMYAGECQDPTSLNQDLIQGNLLICSYSIRFVLGLSTIKQALETAKNLNATGVVFYMDPFVVGYQLNPIPMELPGIIIPTPEDSKTLLRYYNSSLERDGDTNQIVKFGAVACITGGVTANFSSSAPKIMYYSARGPDPEDSSLDDADILKPNLVAPGNFIWAAWSSGGTDSVEFLGENFAMMSGTSMAAPHVTGLAALIKKKYPSFSPSAIASALSTTASLSDRNGGPIMAQRTYANPDMSQSPATPFDMGSGFVNATAALNPGLIFDLAYNDYMSFLCGINGSAPVVLNYTGQSCGMSTTTTGIDLNLPSITIAKLNQSRMVQRTVINIAGDETYSVGWSAPYGASLSVEPRHFFIANGEKQVLTVFINATINSTVASFGRIGLFGNQGHVVNFPVSVIGKISCNSTKS, via the exons AAATATCTCAGGAACTGATCGGTATCATGGGCATAACATTGCCCGATTTCATGATgctatattgagaaaggttttaAAAGGGGAGAAGTATCTAAAACTCTACAGCTACCACTATTTGATTAACGGATTTGCTGTTCTGGTTACTCCTACACAG GTAGCAAAGCTGTCAAAGAGGAAAGAAGTGGCAAATGTCGTATTGGATTTCTCAGTTAGGACAGCAACCACTCACACTCCACAATTTTTGGGGCTACCACAAGGGGCATGGCCCCAGGAGGGTGGATTTGATACTGCTGGAGAAGGAATAGTAATCGGGTTTATTGACACCGGAATTGATCCCACACACCCCAGCTTCTCCGATAATGTTGCTGAGAATACATATCCTGTCCCAGAGCGCTTTTCTGGCATCTGTGAAGTTACTAGGGACTTCCCATCTGGTTCATGCAACAGAAAGCTTATCGGTGCTCGCCATTTTGCTGCGTCTGCTATAACACGAGGAATATTCAATGCTACTCAGGATTATGCATCACCTTTTGATGGTGATGGCCATGGGAC GCACACAGCTTCCACTGCAGCTGGGAACCATGGGATACCCGTGGTAGTAGCTGGACACCACTTTGGCAATGCCAGTGGGATGGCTCCTCGCTCACA CATTGCTGTTTATAAGGCACTATATAAGAGTTTTGGAGGGTTTGCTGCAGATGTTGTTGCTGCCATAGACCAG GCAGCTCAGGATGGAGTAGACATAATAAGCTTATCAATCACACCCAACCGGCGCCCTCCCGGCATCGCAACCTTTTTTAATCCACTAGACATGGCGCTACTGTCAGCAGTAAAAGCTGGTGTTTTTGTTGTACAGGCAGCAGGAAATACTGGACCATCACCTAAGAGTATATCTTCTTTTAGTCCATGGATCTACACTGTTGGTGCTGCTGCCCATGACAGGGTATATAGTAACTCCATTATGCTTGGAAATAACATTACCATTGCTGGAGTTGGACTTGCAC CTGGGACAGATAACAATACAATGTATGCAATGGTTTCTGCTGTTCATGTTCTGAATGATACAACATCTGCAGATGATATGTATGCGGGTGAATGCCAGGACCCCACTAGTTTGAATCAAGATCTTATCCAAGGGAATCTCTTAATCTGTAGCTATTCAATCCGTTTTGTGCTTGGGCTGTCTACCATCAAACAAGCATTAGAAACGGCGAAAAACCTCAATGCGACCGGTGTTGTTTTTTACATGGATCCTTTTGTTGTCGGCTATCAGCTTAATCCGATACCAATGGAACTGCCTGGAATTATAATTCCAACTCCCGAAGACTCCAAG ACCTTACTTCGATACTACAATTCTTCCTTGGAGAGAGATGGGGATACAAATCAGATTGTTAAGTTTGGAGCAGTTGCGTGCATTACAGGCGGAGTAACAGCAAATTTCAGCAGTTCGGCTCCGAAGATCATGTATTATTCTGCTAGAGGACCAGATCCAGAAGACAGTTCTCTTGATGATGCCGACATACTAAAACCTAATCTGGTCGCACCAGGAAATTTCATCTGGGCTGCTTGGAGTTCTGGTGGCACTGACTCGGTTGAGTTCCTAG GGGAAAACTTCGCAATGATGTCTGGGACAAGCATGGCTGCTCCCCATGTCACAGGCCTCGCAGCCTTGATCAAGAAGAAATATCCAAGCTTTAGTCCGTCAGCTATAGCATCGGCATTGTCCACGACAGCTTCTTTGTCTGACAGGAATGGTGGACCTATAATGGCCCAGCGAACTTATGCCAACCCAGATATGAGCCAATCTCCTGCAACACCATTTGACATGGGGAGTGGGTTTGTGAATGCAACTGCAGCACTAAATCCAGGACTTATCTTTGATTTGG CTTACAATGATTATATGTCATTCCTATGCGGCATAAATGGGTCTGCACCAGTAGTTCTTAATTATACTGGCCAGAGCTGTGGTATGTCCACAACGACCACCGGGATAGACCTTAATTTGCCTTCTATCACAATCGCAAAACTCAACCAATCTAGAATGGTCCAAAGAACGGTAATCAACATTGCCGGGGATGAGACTTACAGTGTTGGTTGGAGTGCTCCTTACGGAGCTTCTCTTAGTGTGGAGCCAAGACATTTTTTTATTGCTAATGGAGAAAAACAGGTTCTGACGGTGTTCATTAACGCCACAATTAACAGCACTGTTGCAAGCTTTGGAAGAATCGGACTCTTTGGTAATCAAGGGCACGTTGTTAACTTTCCTGTTTCAGTCATTGGAAAAATTTCATGTAACAGTACTAAAAGCTGA